The Dyadobacter sandarakinus DNA window ACACGCTTACCATGCGCGCACCTGTCTGGATCTCGGCTTTGTTTTTTCCCAGTGTAATCCCGACCAGCAGGCGGTCAGCAAATCTTTTGTTCACCACGCCTACATGCGCGATCACGGTTTCATTATGATAGGTATCGTGGAAACGGCGCAGGCGCTGGTTACGGTAATACTCGCCTGTGCTCACATCGGCCACGTCAACATTGATCCAATAATTATTGTCCGAGTAGTTCTGAAATGCATTCAGCTGTGCGGTAAAGCCATTTTTGGCCGTGTACCCCGCGTTGATCGTCGTGCGGTGCGTGTTAAAAGATCCGTAAGAGTAGGATGCATCCAGGTAGCTGTTCTGCCGGGTGTTGGTCACAATATTGACCGCACCGCCCAGCGCATCGGAGCCCAGCCAGATGGGTACGACACCTTTATATACCTCCACGCGCTCGGCGAGATTGATGGGAATGTTGTTGAGCTGAAAAGACGAGCCGAAATTGTCCATCGGTACACCGTCGAGGAAAAACTTAACCTGCCGGCCTGTGAAGCCGTTGAGCGAGAAGTTCATATTGGAACCTACCCCACCGCTCTCCCGTACACGCACGCCCGAAACCCGGTCGAGTGCATGCGACAGATCCAGGGTGGAGTTCTGCAGTTTCCTGGCGTCGATGGCTGTTACATTGTATGCCTGCCGGTTGACCTCCTTCGTTTCTGACCGGCCGATGACCGAATGGGTCTCCAGCTCGCGGATTTCAGAAATGAGCTTAAAACTTTCCCTGACATGCTGGCCGGCTTTCATAGTGACCTGTTTCAGCTGCGGCTGGTAGCCCAGGAAAGTGATGACCAGCTGGTAGGTACCGGGACGTACGTTTTCGAGCGTATAGGATCCATCAGCATTGGCGACGGTACCGTAAGAAGTGCCTTTGAGACCGACCGATGCGCCGGGTAGCGCCTCACCTTCTTCCGTACGCACATGTCCGGAAATCCGGGATGCCGGTGTTTGGGCAAAAGAAATGATTGTCAGGGCACAAAAAAGCCCTGTATGCAGAATTTTGCTAATTTGCATTGCTTAAAATGTTTCAGCGTTTGGAAGCACAGCGCCTCGGCGCGGAAGTCGGACGGGTACCAGCCATCCGGCTTTTTTGCTTATAATCTAATTGGCTCAGGAAAGAAGGTAGTGTTCAGATCATGTATGTCAATGGTAAGGTTTGCAACATCCTCTTTCGGGTATTATGTAGTAGTACAAGCCGGAAGTAGCTGCGCAGAAGTAGTCCCGCAAGCATTTCAGTTTTTTATAAATAAATAGACTTGTTCTAAATAACAGAGCAAAAGTACCCAGTTGTAGCCAGTTTTCCTTATACAATTTGCCAGTTGAGCTGGACTATCTGAACATTTTTGCAGGTAGGAAGGCGGCCAGGGGAACATTCCGCCAGGCCGCCGCATGCTTAGTACCCGGTTTGCAACCGGTAAAAAGAGAGGAGAACTTACAATGAATTTTGCAGCTATGGCGCGATCACGACTTTCCGGGTTGTCATTGTCCCGTCGGCCAAAGCGATCTGAACGAAGTAAAATCCGGCATTGAAATCCCTGGTGACAATGCTTTGTACGGGCGCATTTTGTGATTGATAAAGCACCTTACCTGCATTGTTCAGGATCCGTACTGCCGACACCTTCGACCAGTCAGCTGTTTTCAGGTGAATGATTTCCGTTGCGGGATTAGGATAAACCGCTATTTCAAAATCAAGCTCAAATGTGATTTGTTTCACCTGGGAGTAGGTAAACGAGCCGTCGGCATCGACCATTTTCAGGCGGTAGTAATTGGAGCCGTGCCCAGGATGCAGGTGTGTGAACTGGTAATTTTCCAAAGCCGTGCTCTCACCTTTTGCATTGACGGCACCCAGCAGGTTCCAGGATCGGGCATTTGTACTATGCTCTACTTCAAAGTGGTCGCTGCGGGTTTCGGAAATCGTTTGCCAGGTGAGCCGGGCAGTGGCGGATTCTTTTTGAGCTGTGAATACAGTGAGGGTGACGGGAAGCGGAGGCTCGTCGGTTACAGTCTCTGCAACCGGGATGATCAGCAGTTGCGGCTGGTTCTCTGCATTTTCCCTGCTGTTAAAAGCCAGCGTCAAACCCCTGAGCCTCGAATCGTTTATAACAAATGATACCAGCGCATCTCCGGTTTCCTGCTGTGCAGTTACATAGCTGGTCACATCCAGCTCGTAATATTTTTCAGCTGCATCTACTGATACTGAGCTGAGTATCGGCGTGGATTTACCGTAAACCGCAGCCGAGACAGGGCTTTCTTCAGTCCAGTTGTCATTATTGACGCCGTAAACATCCATCAAAACAGCGTCGTCGCTATCCACATTGCTTCCATAGAGGCGCAATACCGCTTTTTGGACCTTGGCAGCAGTACTAAGGTTGAATTTAAGATAAGAATACCGCCTGCCGGGTAAAGCTCTGAAAATACTCCTGACTTCCAGTTGCGTCTCTGAACCATGTATTCCATTGCCGGGACTTATTCCATCGATGTCAGCATCAGCTACGAAAGTATCCGCAATCGCGCCGAGTGCTATGTTAATGGTCTTTACTTCTATGGCAGAGATCAGAGGGATGTCTGCTGCGCCTGAGAGCAAATCAATATCCAGTTCCCCACCCGTGATGGTTACCTCGAAGGATTGTTCCGTGGCACGCATAGCTCCGCCGGCAGTCGCAAAAATGTCAAAATCCGTTAATACCCGGTTGCCTTCGATATTAACATGAAACTGCCTTTTACCGGCACCTCCCGGCACTTTTCCGGGTGCACCGTACCATAGTTCTGCAAAATGCAGCGTGACGATGGCTTTTCCGTCCGGCATCGGAATCTTGTATCCGAATGCGGCTCCGGTTCGTGCAGACCGGTATACTTCGTCTATGTTCGTGTTGGCAATATTTCCGTTTTCGGCCGTAATGGTGCTGTCTGCGCCGCTGAAATACTGGTCAGCGCGGAATTGCTTGCCTCCGGGTGTCAGAAAATCTTCGCCCCCTGCATTGATCCGGACAAAAGTATTATTCGCCTCTTCGCTGGCGATCAGCATGTTTACCTCAACCCGTACCCGGTTGTGATCGGGTGCGAAAAAGGTCACATAGGCAGCATAGGCATTCGGTTTCAATCCGCTGACATTGATGCTGAATGTTGTTTTGCCGTCTGGCGCAGTTACCACGGTAAGCCACTTGCTGCCTTCCGATTTCACAAACTGCAATGCAGGCGCTGTTCCGCTGTTGCTGGCAATCATTATGTTTTGTGCCGGAGTGGCCGAGCCAGGATTATAATTGAAGGAAAGTTCTGATGCCGAAGCAGTCAGGGTTTGGGAGGGTGCTTCTGCGGAATATTTAACCAGCCAGTAATCAGACGATCCCCTGGCGTCTTCTGTCCTGGTGTCAGCGGCCGGGCCTTTGGGCGAGCTGAAAGATACGTAGCCGTCGCTTAAAGTCGGCTTGATGATGTTCCCTGTGATTGTCTTGTCCCAAACGCGCTGTCCGCTTGCCTTCAGTTTAACCATCCATCCCCCTTCTGCGTCCCCGGTTTTGTCCTGGCTGGCGTGGCCTGTTGACCTGCCGCTCAGGATGTACTCGCCATTGCTGTTCTCGTAAAGCAGCCGCAAGTTGCTGTTACCCGTGATAGAATTATATTGTTCAAACTTGCTTCCGCCCAGCGTCTTTTCCCATTGCTTGATACCGATTGACGAGATCTTCACCATCCATGCATCGTAAACACCCCGCAACACTTCCGACTTATCGCCGCCAATGCCGGAATCCGAAGTTCCGCTTAGCAGAAATCCTCCATCCTTCGTGACGTCTACATTGGTCAGCTTGTCGTTCGCACTTCCTCCAAAAGTTTTATCCCAAAGTTTGGTACCGTTGTTGTCCAGTCTCAATATCCAGTAGTCAAGTAATCCCCTTCCTGCCTGGGTTTTTTGGTTCCCGATTCCATAGTTTGAGCTCCCTCCGAGGACAAAACCATCAGGAAGAACCCTGATCGTCGAGGCAGTTGCCGCGGAACCTGAGCTGCCGCCGAGGTACACTTTGTCCCATTGTTCCGAACCATCGGCGTTTAATTTGGTGATGTAATAACTTCCTTCGGTAACGTTGGCAACAATGTATCCGCCATCGGCAGTTTCGGGCCGGCCTTGCTGGTCCATTCCAAAAAAGCTGACATAGTCCCGGGTCCATGCAATAGTACCGTTTGCAGATAATTTTACCAGATGTCCCCCGACGTCGTACGCATTGGCAAATACAAGATATCCGCCATCAGCAGTTTGCCGGAGCTCCGAAAGCAGTTCTTCACCTCTCCGGACAATGCTTTTCTCCCACTCCATCGTACCAGCCGCCGACAGTTTGACGATCCACATATCGGGCTGCCGGTCTTCCGGGTTTTTCGTACCTCCATTGGGCTCACTCTTATCTGCTCCTACGTCCGAATAGGAGCGGCCGCCAAGAATATAGCCTCCGTCAGAAGTCTGCCTGACGAGTTCCAGGTAATCGTAATCGGTGCCGCCGATGGTCCTGTCCCATTCCTTCTCACCATTGGCAGCCAGTTTGATGACCCAATAATCAGAATGTCCTTTCCCGCCCTCGGATTTGTCCCAGGCGGCATTCGACCCGGACGCTCCGCCCAGGATATATCCGCCATCAGCAGTTTGCTGCACAGAATACAGGTTATCCGCCTCTAATCCTCCGAAAACTTTATCCCATTCCACTGCCGGCTGGGCCATGAGCGCGGTGGAAGTAGTAAAAACCAGGATTATACAATAAATGTTGAGCAAAGATTTTTTCATGAGTAAATGCTTGTTTCTGTTCGCTAGTTGTTGATAATAATCTTCTTTGCTGCCACGCCGCCGTCTTTTCTTGTGATTTTGGCAAAATATACGCCGGGCGTAAACGATCTGACATCAATGGATTTCCCGGCTTCGGGTGACTGATAGTGTTCTCTTTCTCTGCTGTCGAGCAGCTGTACCATCTTCACATCCTGCGGGTCGGCAACCTCGATCGTCAGGGTTTCTGCGGCAGGATTGGGGTAAACACGCACCGTAAATTCTGCATTAAAACGTAGGCTTGTGATTTTGCTGAATGCAGATACACCATCCGTATCGACGATTTTAAGCCGGTAATAATTTTCTCCTGCGGGCGGACTGGCATGAACGTACATGTACTCTTCGGTTGCTGTACTCTCGTATTTTGCAAATACCTTCTGAACTGCATTCCAGCTTTTCCCATCGGTTGAATGCTGGATTTCAAAGAAGTCGCTGCTGGTTTCAGACGTAGTCTGCCAGGAAAGGATTACTGTAGCATTTTCCTTTCGGGCAAAAAATCCGGTGAGCGTTACCGGCAGTGGTGGCTCTTCCGAGCCGAACTTGACAACCCAGAAGTCGCTTACACCCTTAGCATCTTCTGTCTTTTCAAAGCCAATATCAGAGTTTGACGAGCCCATTAGCACGAATCCACCGTCTGCGGTGTTTACAATGGAGACTGCCCGTTCAACTGATGCCCCTCCTATGGTTTTGTCCCACACCACAATCCCCGCTGCATTAAGCTTGATAAGCCAGAAATCCTCAATTGCATTGTGGCTGTCCTCGGATTTGTCTGCGCCTGCATGGGAGGCTGAATAGCCCAGTACCAGGTAGCCGCCTCCGGGGACTTGGGTCAGGCCTGCGTAATAGTTTATATATTTACCATCACCCCCTGCTGACGTTGCTATCACATTATCCCAGGCTACCGTAAGGTCTGCGTTAAGCTTGACGATCCAGTAGTCACCAATAGAATATTCCGACCGATCACCACCAACCCCCCCAGTACAGGTACCTCCAAGTATAAATCCACCATCAGGGGTTTGCTGCAAATCGCCGATGTTTGCCCAGCCGTCAACTAGTCCCTCTCCGTATATAATACCAGCAACATTTCTCTCCCATTCCTGTACTCCCTGGGCCGAGATTTTAAGAAGATAATAGCCGCTGGATTGTTCCTGATAACCCTGCTCACCCGCAACGACAATTCCTCCATCCGATGTGAGTGTCATACATCGCATATTGTCCCAACTGGGTGTACCGAGCGTTCTGTCCCATACTATTGTGCCCGTCCCGGAGACCTTTACCACCCAGAAATCGGGAGACAGCGAGCCCAGCTTGGGTTCGCTTTTGTCACTCCCGGCATCCGACAAAGTGGAGCCGGCGAGTACATATCCGCCGTCAGGTGTTTGACGGAGGTCCACCAGGCCGTCACTGGAATTTCCACCAATTGTTTTGTCCCAAAGCAAATTTCCCGTCTGATCCAGCTTTACGATCCAGTAATCTGTTCCTCCCTTACTCTTTTCTGATTTGTCTCCGCCGATCGGAGAACTGGATGTTCCACCTACGATGTAGCCGCCATCCATGGTCTGCCGAATTGCTGCGGCGGTTTCCGTACCCGGACCACCAATCACTTTGTCCCACTGCTTTGCTCCGTTGGGCGCGAGTTTTACAATCCAGAAATCCGAACTTCCTTTACTGGATTCAGATTTATCTCCGCCCGCGTCAGCGTCCGAAGTCCCGACCAGGATGTAACCGCCGTCGGTTGTTTGTTCCATCGTTTCGGGCATTACGCCCTGTAATGTGCCGATTGTTTTGTCCCACTGGATGACGGGTTGTGCAAAAAGGCAGGCGGGTAGTCCAAGACAAAGGATTGTCAGATTAAGTAAAAGTTTTCTCATTGGCGAATAAAATACTGCGTGCAAAAAGGAGTCCTTTTCCTATTAGACACCGATGATTACGGGATACTGCCTGGCGGAAGAAATTATTTATTACGGGCGAAATGGCCTGTGAAGCGGACGGTAAAAAAGGGAGGAACAGAGGGTACATGCAGGCTCATCAGGCAACCTTGTTCACCTGCGAAGTTCACCTCGGTCTTTTGTCTTTTACATCAAAAACCGTTTAATCACGGGTCTTGGCCACTTGCCGCTATCTTACCGAAATATACTTATGGCGGTACAGCACTTCCGTCCCGGTGCGGTATACTTCCGAATAGTATTGTGTGACAAACTGCTGGATTTCCATAAAGTCCTGCAGGCTATGCACTTTGGGCGTATCCGGGCGGTCTTCGAGCGAGATATCCAGGAACCACCTGGGATGGTTTATTTCAAGATCGGATAGAAAACGTTGCCGGTAGTATGTCCCGGAAGCCCCGGTGAAGCTGATCTGAAAATCATTATGGACATCGCGGGTCCCCATCAGCATTCCCGAGGCATGAAGATACGGCGACCCCCACCCCCATACCGCCATCCTGTCTGCAGGCTGGCGGGCTGCCTGCAGGCGGTCGATCACTTCCTTGTTAACCACCCGCAGGTTGTTCCATTCTCTGATCACTTTTGAAGCTTTTACGGCATCAAAGCCCCACAGCAGGGCGATGGCAAGTCCAGGTACCAGCAACTGTTTACATAACGGCTCCCGAACCGACCGCAGGGCCGTCCAGGCGATCAAACCATACAGCGGAATGACCAGCAGCAAACTATAATGAAGGAAAAACCGCCCGGGTTTGACAACACAATAACCCGAGATCAGCAAGATGGTGACCAGGCCGAGGAAGAAGAGGAAACCGGAACGTTGTTGTGGATACGGCCGGCCAACGTGCTGCAGGAACAGCAGCGACACCCAGACACCCATAGCCAGCAGCGGAAGCATGCCAATGATGCTGTGCTTAAGAAAGTCAACCGCGGGCGTGAGCGCAAGCGGGATCGTGCCTGCATAACTGAAGTTCCCAACGATGTACGATTGGAAAAAGTCGTCGAAACCCCCGTAAATACAGATCAGGGAAAGTGCCGCCACATTGGCCAGTATAAAGCAGGATGCAAAAAGAACTGCGTTCCGGCAGTGTGCTTTGCGGGAAACGAGCAAAAGAAAACAGAGCGCACCCATGCAGAAGAAGATGGGTGTCACCTGCAATTTTGTATAGAAGGAAGCTGCGCAAAGGACTGCTGCCAGCACGAGCTGCCAGGGTCTAACCTGATTGGCGCCGATGAGTATCAAAACACAGAAGACACAGGACATGAAGAACATCGGCATGTGTTCACTGGAAGCGTGAATGAGGTCGTGGTAGTAAAACAGGCCGAGCGTGAGCACGAGCGGCATGATCAGCAGGCGGGCTGTAAATGCATCTGACACCCTGCGGAAGGTAAAAAAGAAAACCCAGATTGCCGGAATCTGGAACGCGAGTACATATATGATCCGTAATTCGCCATAGGACGCCGCGTCTGTCAGCCGCAGCAGCAGCATGGCCGGTATAAAATTGAGGGGGCCGGAAGTGGTCGGGTCTACGGACATCCACGGCCTGAGGTCCGACCCGAATGTACGTCCTGCACTGAGCATGATACTCTCATCCACATTCATCATGCCCGCATTGAAAAAACAGATTTTGGTTATGATCAGGCATGTGGAAATGCCGACCAGAAAAAGCACATCGTTATTATATAAAGGGTTGGTTACACCACGCAGGGATTTGAAAAGTGATAAGAAGCTTACCAGGCAAAGTCCTGCACTTCCTGCTAAAAAGTAAAAAAGAATCATGAGGACGTTATAGAAATGGTACGATGCGCGATAAAAATAAATTTCCTGCACAAAGAAACAAACCCTTCGCGCTTCCAATGCCATGAATCTGTTGCGATTAGTCTCTTTATTTTACCGCAGGCGTACAGCTCCGCTACTCCTACCATCTTACCGTTACTTTTTTAAACATACCGCGCAACCCTTGCCGTGCAGCATCCGTAATTCTTTTCAAACATCCGGACTCAGTTACCAATCACCTTTAACAAAAAATCAAGATGAGAAAAGTATCATTTACAATGCTGTTTGCATTTGCCGTTTTAGCTACTTCCTGCCAGAAAGATGATCAGCTGGTTGATCCGCAGACATCAACCATGTCTCCCGACCAGTCGGCCCGTAAAGGTGCTGATGACAAGGCCGGCGACGACAAGGGCGGCAAAACAAAACACAACGAGCCCGGCGATGACAAAGGCGGAAACGGAAAGCACAACGAACCCGGCGATGACAAAGGCGGAAATGGCAAACACAATGAGCCCGGCGATGACAAAGGCGGAAACGGCAAACACAATGAGCCTGGCGATGACAAAGGCGGAAACGGCAAGCACCATGATGACAAGGCTTCAAGCCACCAGTAAGCCACGCGCTTGATTGACAGGCAGGTATTTATTGTTTTTAAAAACAACAAATACCTGCTAATGCATTAATACCTTTGGTTTGATGCTCCGCTTCCGGCATGATGATCGTCGTCGCCGTATCAAGTCTCTTCAAAAGCATTCCGGCCGGTTCCGGCGCAGTGTTGTAGGAAAATTGCAGCTAGCTTTGCAGATCAGGATCTTACACAGCATGCATTTTTTTATATGAACCGGAAAACTGAAATACGTATACGCCATTGGGTTTTTGTGGATGATGTCAAGTTTTTTGGCCCCGGCCGCTACGAGCTGCTGGAACACATAGACCAGACCGGCTCCATCTCCAAAGCCGCCGCGGCCATGGGCCTCTCCTACAAAAAGGCCTGGGCGATGGTCGATGCGATGAATACCTACGGCAAAAGTCCTTTCGTGATCAGGCAAAAAGGCGGCTCACACGGTGGCGGGACCGTTTTGACGGAGACCGGAAAATCCGTCATGGAAGCATACAAAAATTTCAATGACAAGCTTCTGGAAGTTGCCAGAGCGGAAGAAGCACTTCTGGCGGTCATCTGATCTTTTACCAAAAATCCACCAGCATGTAAAGGGTCTCCCTATCTTTGCGATATATCCTTCAATACATATCGCCTAAAATGAAGATACTTTCAGCCTTTCGGTCTTTACCAGTCATGCTCCCGGTATTAGGGCGGGCGCAGCGCGTACTAGTCCCCACTGCGATGCGTCAACCAAGCATTCCGGCGCATGCCATGCTCGGTATACTGCTGCTTTTGTCAGGTGCATTTTCTTCATTTGGCCAAAGTACGGCTACACTTTCTATCGAGGGCGAAATAACCAATCCGCTGGAACTGAAACTGACGGACCTTGCCCGCTTTAAACAGGTCACGCATCAGATCAGGGATCGCGATGGCAAGGAGCATGCATTCAAAGGCGTCGCTTTGATTGACCTGCTGGAAAGAGCGGGAGTTACCACCGGCAGCAAGCTGCGCGGGAAGAACCTGGCCAAGTATGTGCTGATCACCGCAGCAGACGGGTACGAGGTGATTTTTGCATTACCTGAGATCGATCCCGAATTTACCGATCAGGTAATCCTCCTGGCTACGGAAAAAGACGGGCAGCTGCTTCCGGCGGGGGAAGGTCCGTTCCGTATCATCACACCCAATGACAAAAAACCGGCCCGGTGGATCCGGGAAGTGCGTACGATCCGGGTGGGATTTGCAAAAGAGTGACCGGAATCTTACGTCCGTTACACGCCTCTTCATGCATACCACTTTCCGGAAATGTCTTGTAAAGCACAAATGCATTACCTGCTAATCCGCCTTACTAAGCAGCTTTTCAAAAAAACTTCCAGATCATACAACCATTCCTGATCAGCGCAGCCTCTTTGGTGAAAAAAACGATCAGTTAATAGACGCACCTGCTGCCACTGGCAGGCTCCCTATGCAATACTGACGAAACATCTGTTCGCCATGAAAAAACTCATTTCTTTGTTCTTGTTGTTTGCAGTGCCCTTTCATGATGTAAGTGCACAGGACAGCATTCGGGTCACCTTTTCAGAGGTGCAGGATACGATTGTAAAACAACGTTTTATAGACAGACACGAAAACGTGTTTATGACAAAGGTACCCACCCGGCATATGTTCAAAATAAGCCTGACATTTGCCCCGAATAACCTTTTTTCAGTCGAAAACAATGCCGTGCAAACCACATCCTACGGACTGGGATATGAGTATAAAATCTCGCCCGCGTTTTCAGCAGGTACTGATATCTTCTTCAACAGCGGACGGGATGGCAGTAACAATTACGTGGGAGCCATCAACGGCAACATCTACGGACGGTGGTATTACGACATGAAAAATCGTATCGAAAAAGGGGTAAGCGTCAACAATTTCACGGGTAATTACATCGCGCTGTTTGCCGGAAAACGCTGGGGCAAGTCTGAGTCCGCCTACCAGCTGGCGATGATCGGTATTGAGTTTGGTATGCAGCGAAGGTTCCTTAACAATGGCCGGATTGAATTTGCGCTTGCCGCATCTTACCAGAAATACCTGGACGGGCATTACCCGGTACAGCTGAGCTATGGCGTAGTGCGGGCCAGTGACTTTGCTATTGAGTCAAGAACAAGCATGGGTCTGGCTTTCGGCGATTGGAAAAGGAACAATCAGACAGTGCTTTGTGAAGTGCTGCGCTGCGATGAATTTGTACAGCAGCAATGGACGTTGCTCTGGCCGAAAATATACCTTTCTTCCAGGTTTATCCAGGGAACCGTCGGACTTGCCTACGAGCGAAAATTGGGTAGCAGTCCCGTATCTGTGCACACGCAGGTCATTACGGACTATTTACGTATTGCTTCAAAATACGGATTGCAGGCCAGAATTGTCAGCAATGATGTTCAGGTCTGGCCATCCTTACAGCTCAGGTATTACCTGAATCAAAAACAGGCGGTGAGAACAGGCTACCAGGCTTCTAATTTGTCCGGGGTTTACTTTGGCCCGCACAGTGATTTCGTGTTTTATCGAAGTGAAACCATTTTCGGGGAGGGCCGGCCCAAAAGGCATCTGGGTATTGGCGCGGCAGCAGGCTTCCAGCAAACATTGTTCAAAAAAGCCTACGTTCATTTTTCACTCAATACCAGCTACAATCTGCTCAGCCAGCAGCCGCATGTGAAACCCTGGCTGACTGCCATTCGCGCCGGATTTGGACTTATTCTGTAAATAAATCCTGGCTGGCGCCGTGCACTACTGGAAAATTTTAAAGGAAAATACTACGAGAACACAGGCACATTGGCCACCATTTCGAGCTTTGTCCTGACGAGTTCGGTAATTTTGCAGGTAGCTTTCGGGAACACTTTTCTCAGGTCGATCTCGTCGTTGTGGGTCAGTTCATTTTTCAGCGAAGCCATGAAAATATTCTTGATTTCCGTTGCCAGGTTTACCTTGCAAACCCCATGATAGATTGCCTGCTGCACCTGGTCATGGGGAACCCCCGAACTGCCGTGTAAGACGAGTGTTGCTGCGGTTTTTTCTGCAATCCGGCGCAACAGATCAATATCCAGCTTAGGTTCCTGCTTATAAAAACCGTGAGCCGTACCAATCGCCACGGCCAGTGCATCCACGCCGGTTTGCT harbors:
- a CDS encoding CBM96 family carbohydrate-binding protein, yielding MKKSLLNIYCIILVFTTSTALMAQPAVEWDKVFGGLEADNLYSVQQTADGGYILGGASGSNAAWDKSEGGKGHSDYWVIKLAANGEKEWDRTIGGTDYDYLELVRQTSDGGYILGGRSYSDVGADKSEPNGGTKNPEDRQPDMWIVKLSAAGTMEWEKSIVRRGEELLSELRQTADGGYLVFANAYDVGGHLVKLSANGTIAWTRDYVSFFGMDQQGRPETADGGYIVANVTEGSYYITKLNADGSEQWDKVYLGGSSGSAATASTIRVLPDGFVLGGSSNYGIGNQKTQAGRGLLDYWILRLDNNGTKLWDKTFGGSANDKLTNVDVTKDGGFLLSGTSDSGIGGDKSEVLRGVYDAWMVKISSIGIKQWEKTLGGSKFEQYNSITGNSNLRLLYENSNGEYILSGRSTGHASQDKTGDAEGGWMVKLKASGQRVWDKTITGNIIKPTLSDGYVSFSSPKGPAADTRTEDARGSSDYWLVKYSAEAPSQTLTASASELSFNYNPGSATPAQNIMIASNSGTAPALQFVKSEGSKWLTVVTAPDGKTTFSINVSGLKPNAYAAYVTFFAPDHNRVRVEVNMLIASEEANNTFVRINAGGEDFLTPGGKQFRADQYFSGADSTITAENGNIANTNIDEVYRSARTGAAFGYKIPMPDGKAIVTLHFAELWYGAPGKVPGGAGKRQFHVNIEGNRVLTDFDIFATAGGAMRATEQSFEVTITGGELDIDLLSGAADIPLISAIEVKTINIALGAIADTFVADADIDGISPGNGIHGSETQLEVRSIFRALPGRRYSYLKFNLSTAAKVQKAVLRLYGSNVDSDDAVLMDVYGVNNDNWTEESPVSAAVYGKSTPILSSVSVDAAEKYYELDVTSYVTAQQETGDALVSFVINDSRLRGLTLAFNSRENAENQPQLLIIPVAETVTDEPPLPVTLTVFTAQKESATARLTWQTISETRSDHFEVEHSTNARSWNLLGAVNAKGESTALENYQFTHLHPGHGSNYYRLKMVDADGSFTYSQVKQITFELDFEIAVYPNPATEIIHLKTADWSKVSAVRILNNAGKVLYQSQNAPVQSIVTRDFNAGFYFVQIALADGTMTTRKVVIAP
- a CDS encoding T9SS type A sorting domain-containing protein, whose translation is MRKLLLNLTILCLGLPACLFAQPVIQWDKTIGTLQGVMPETMEQTTDGGYILVGTSDADAGGDKSESSKGSSDFWIVKLAPNGAKQWDKVIGGPGTETAAAIRQTMDGGYIVGGTSSSPIGGDKSEKSKGGTDYWIVKLDQTGNLLWDKTIGGNSSDGLVDLRQTPDGGYVLAGSTLSDAGSDKSEPKLGSLSPDFWVVKVSGTGTIVWDRTLGTPSWDNMRCMTLTSDGGIVVAGEQGYQEQSSGYYLLKISAQGVQEWERNVAGIIYGEGLVDGWANIGDLQQTPDGGFILGGTCTGGVGGDRSEYSIGDYWIVKLNADLTVAWDNVIATSAGGDGKYINYYAGLTQVPGGGYLVLGYSASHAGADKSEDSHNAIEDFWLIKLNAAGIVVWDKTIGGASVERAVSIVNTADGGFVLMGSSNSDIGFEKTEDAKGVSDFWVVKFGSEEPPLPVTLTGFFARKENATVILSWQTTSETSSDFFEIQHSTDGKSWNAVQKVFAKYESTATEEYMYVHASPPAGENYYRLKIVDTDGVSAFSKITSLRFNAEFTVRVYPNPAAETLTIEVADPQDVKMVQLLDSREREHYQSPEAGKSIDVRSFTPGVYFAKITRKDGGVAAKKIIINN
- a CDS encoding winged helix-turn-helix domain-containing protein, giving the protein MNRKTEIRIRHWVFVDDVKFFGPGRYELLEHIDQTGSISKAAAAMGLSYKKAWAMVDAMNTYGKSPFVIRQKGGSHGGGTVLTETGKSVMEAYKNFNDKLLEVARAEEALLAVI
- a CDS encoding molybdopterin-dependent oxidoreductase is translated as MLPVLGRAQRVLVPTAMRQPSIPAHAMLGILLLLSGAFSSFGQSTATLSIEGEITNPLELKLTDLARFKQVTHQIRDRDGKEHAFKGVALIDLLERAGVTTGSKLRGKNLAKYVLITAADGYEVIFALPEIDPEFTDQVILLATEKDGQLLPAGEGPFRIITPNDKKPARWIREVRTIRVGFAKE